A stretch of the Candidatus Zixiibacteriota bacterium genome encodes the following:
- a CDS encoding glycosyltransferase family 39 protein: MVDRSRGFFDRWGLLVVLAVALLVRVVYLFQYHATGDWSQLTVDANYHHHWAQDIAAGDVFGDTTYFRAPFYVFCLALLYAVLGDSLWIGRLFGLAIGLASVALTSLLARRLFGAKAGFFAGLVHALCMMAVYFEPELLVDPLYTLLLLAALHGFVTWYDSRAVRDALTFAVLLGLAAITRPNALVMVPVAVLVLAVRWRRIAAPVPHLGALALGLLLVIGPITLRNYLKADDPALIATSGGINLYIGNNPEADGAAAVLPPPMGPYWRLEQTEYIAESDLGRDLTPGEVSAYWTDRALAWMKDNPGAFLRLYARKFFLFFSNAPVSNNRDLEPFISRIAVLRLNPVRFALVFGLAVAGLAAGALASRPLRWILLFVALSILSGAVFFYATRFRLPLEPVYFALAGFALARLPDLWRESRLRCGAALGGGILAALVSFALPGPPVTGYSIHPLVEAGGYEYQKGNYVQAWRHYQMAAAVDSVYPGVNTNIGSVLLALEQADSAEVYFQREVRFNPWYAPGWTSLAHVAMARGDLRGAIGMARQALARAPYAAGPNLVLVRALAADTAVSDDSLAGEIARAAQRARDDIYLLQMGAELLLNRGALAPASRFARRALEAEGPPIEMDHEAFRHDFRNSRDKLNSQRAAAAVQLAYIAGNGNDIESAIAFARRAVELAPHQAEGYLNLYSGLTAAGRTAEAGALLKEMAERFPDNRFVREMLRRR, translated from the coding sequence ATGGTTGATCGGTCGCGAGGATTTTTCGACCGCTGGGGGCTTCTCGTCGTCCTCGCTGTCGCCCTCCTGGTGCGCGTGGTCTATCTCTTCCAGTACCACGCCACCGGCGACTGGTCGCAGCTCACGGTCGACGCCAACTACCATCACCACTGGGCGCAGGATATTGCCGCCGGCGATGTCTTCGGCGACACCACCTATTTCCGCGCCCCCTTCTATGTGTTCTGCCTCGCCCTCCTGTATGCGGTCTTGGGCGACTCTCTCTGGATCGGGCGGCTCTTCGGCCTGGCGATCGGCCTGGCCTCGGTCGCTCTCACCAGTCTGCTGGCGCGCCGGCTCTTCGGCGCGAAAGCCGGCTTTTTCGCCGGCCTGGTTCATGCTCTCTGTATGATGGCCGTCTATTTCGAGCCGGAACTGCTGGTCGATCCGCTCTACACCCTTCTCCTGCTGGCGGCGTTGCACGGCTTCGTGACCTGGTATGACTCGCGCGCCGTCCGCGATGCCCTCACGTTCGCCGTCCTCCTCGGCCTCGCCGCCATCACCCGGCCCAACGCCCTCGTGATGGTTCCGGTGGCGGTTCTCGTGCTGGCGGTCCGGTGGCGCCGCATCGCCGCCCCGGTCCCCCACCTCGGGGCGCTCGCCCTCGGTTTGCTCCTCGTCATCGGCCCGATCACGCTCCGGAACTACCTCAAGGCCGATGATCCCGCTCTCATCGCCACCTCGGGCGGCATCAACCTCTACATCGGGAACAACCCCGAGGCCGACGGTGCGGCGGCGGTGCTGCCGCCGCCCATGGGTCCCTACTGGCGGCTCGAACAGACCGAGTATATCGCCGAAAGCGACCTCGGCCGCGACCTCACTCCGGGCGAGGTGTCCGCCTACTGGACCGATCGGGCACTGGCCTGGATGAAAGACAACCCGGGCGCCTTCCTCCGCCTCTACGCGCGGAAATTCTTCCTCTTCTTCAGCAACGCTCCGGTCTCCAATAATCGCGACCTCGAACCGTTCATCAGTCGGATCGCCGTCCTCCGTCTCAACCCGGTCCGCTTCGCGCTCGTCTTCGGTCTGGCCGTGGCCGGCCTCGCCGCCGGCGCGCTTGCGTCGCGGCCGCTGCGCTGGATACTCCTGTTTGTCGCCCTGTCGATCCTCAGCGGCGCGGTCTTCTTCTACGCGACCCGGTTCCGCCTGCCGCTGGAACCGGTGTACTTCGCGCTGGCCGGGTTCGCCCTCGCCCGACTGCCCGACCTCTGGCGCGAGAGCCGTCTCCGCTGCGGCGCCGCTCTCGGAGGCGGCATCCTCGCGGCCCTGGTTTCGTTCGCCCTGCCCGGGCCGCCGGTCACCGGCTACTCCATCCACCCGCTGGTCGAGGCGGGCGGGTATGAGTATCAGAAGGGGAATTATGTCCAGGCCTGGCGGCACTACCAGATGGCGGCGGCTGTCGACTCGGTCTACCCCGGCGTCAACACCAACATCGGGTCCGTGCTCCTGGCCCTCGAGCAGGCGGACTCCGCCGAGGTGTACTTCCAGCGGGAGGTGCGTTTCAACCCGTGGTACGCTCCCGGCTGGACGAGCCTGGCGCACGTGGCCATGGCGCGCGGCGATCTCCGCGGCGCGATCGGTATGGCCCGGCAGGCGCTCGCCCGCGCCCCCTATGCCGCCGGTCCCAACCTCGTTCTGGTGCGCGCCCTCGCCGCCGACACGGCCGTGTCCGATGACTCGCTGGCGGGGGAAATCGCCCGCGCCGCGCAGCGCGCCCGGGACGACATCTACCTGCTGCAGATGGGGGCGGAGCTGCTTTTGAACCGGGGCGCACTCGCGCCCGCCAGCCGTTTCGCCCGCCGCGCGCTCGAGGCGGAGGGCCCCCCGATCGAAATGGACCACGAGGCGTTTCGCCACGACTTCCGCAACAGCCGCGACAAACTCAACAGCCAGCGCGCCGCGGCCGCTGTTCAACTGGCCTACATCGCCGGCAACGGCAACGACATCGAGTCGGCCATCGCCTTTGCCCGCAGGGCCGTCGAGCTGGCGCCGCACCAGGCCGAGGGATACTTGAATCTGTATTCGGGTCTGACGGCCGCCGGACGGACGGCCGAAGCCGGGGCGCTGCTGAAAGAGATGGCGGAACGGTTTCCCGACAACCGCTTTGTCCGCGAGATGCTCAGGCGCCGCTGA
- a CDS encoding WYL domain-containing protein, with product MFDKSDLNEYLRRQVFVAFDTETTGLWAPVNRVVEIGAVRFELEVEGGRSFESLINPERTMPLDVIRVHGITDQMVAEAPLAADILKQFKEFCGSDTVLIAHNAPFDISFLGMEFSRAGISYPENIIVDTVDILHRTVPGLPSYSLEALARRFRFAQVQEHRALADALLVAALFRLAAPGLEGIGKKEDWGRNLAAYRMAEWHDDSIRLPEEFAALDRAVRLNQRITIVYEARPNAPQRRTIQPRRIHRLRNAYYIEGWCEKARADRTFRLDRITRYTLEE from the coding sequence ATGTTCGACAAGTCAGACCTGAATGAATACCTGCGCCGCCAGGTGTTTGTCGCGTTCGATACCGAAACCACCGGTCTCTGGGCCCCGGTCAACCGGGTCGTCGAGATCGGGGCGGTGAGGTTCGAGCTCGAGGTCGAGGGGGGCCGGTCCTTCGAGTCGCTCATCAATCCCGAGCGGACTATGCCGCTCGATGTCATCCGGGTGCACGGGATCACTGATCAGATGGTCGCCGAGGCGCCCCTGGCGGCCGATATCCTCAAGCAATTCAAGGAATTCTGCGGGAGCGACACGGTCCTGATCGCCCACAACGCCCCGTTCGACATCTCCTTTCTCGGCATGGAGTTCAGCCGCGCCGGGATCAGTTACCCGGAGAATATCATTGTCGACACGGTCGACATCCTCCACCGCACGGTCCCGGGCCTTCCCTCCTACTCACTCGAGGCGCTCGCCCGCCGGTTTCGCTTTGCGCAGGTTCAGGAGCACCGGGCGCTGGCCGATGCCCTTCTGGTTGCCGCGTTGTTCCGTCTGGCGGCGCCCGGTCTCGAGGGGATCGGCAAGAAGGAAGACTGGGGAAGAAACCTCGCGGCCTATCGCATGGCTGAGTGGCACGACGACAGCATCCGCCTCCCCGAGGAGTTCGCCGCTCTTGACCGGGCGGTCCGCCTCAATCAGCGGATCACGATCGTTTACGAAGCGCGGCCGAATGCGCCGCAGCGCCGCACGATTCAGCCGCGCCGCATTCACAGGCTGCGCAACGCTTACTACATCGAGGGCTGGTGCGAGAAAGCCAGAGCCGACCGCACGTTCCGCCTCGACCGAATCACCCGGTACACGCTGGAAGAGTGA
- a CDS encoding aromatic amino acid lyase: protein MPIVLNGSGLTIEKLVRIARHNEAVELAPEALERIKACRAMLERKIEAREIMYGINTGIGEFSEVVLSDDQVQDFQKYLIYNHAAGIGEPMGLEAVRGAMASRVNVHAHGNSGCRPEITQTLVAMLNRGVTPYVCLKGSVGACGDLAPMAQIALLMMGEGKAYYRGELLPGRTALERAGIPIPGLKARDGLATINGSNVMTAKAALFLHDANRWLKQAEIACAMSLEALRANMKPYTPKLHEIRGFAGAVRSAKAIRKVVEGGDLAEGRVPCKVQDAYSMRSTPQVIGAAHDALAYARAQVEIELNGVGDNPIFWPEENLQLSGANFQGTPVSVPMDMAGYCITMVSVLSERRMNRLNNPALSVGLPPFLTKGAGMFSGLMLSQYTADSLIVEQRILSMPASVQSIPAAADQEDFVSMGMNTAIKNDQILENAYGVLGIEFMAAAQALDFRDYKFGVGTRTVHDIVRRHVAFLDIDRPLYPDHTAMREVVRSCEILDGVEAAVGSLG, encoded by the coding sequence ATGCCGATTGTGTTGAATGGGTCCGGGTTGACCATTGAGAAGCTGGTGCGGATCGCCCGGCACAATGAAGCGGTGGAACTGGCGCCGGAGGCGCTCGAGCGCATCAAGGCCTGCCGGGCAATGCTGGAGCGCAAGATCGAGGCGCGCGAGATCATGTACGGCATCAACACGGGAATCGGGGAGTTTTCGGAAGTTGTGCTGTCCGACGACCAGGTGCAGGATTTTCAGAAGTACCTGATTTACAACCATGCCGCAGGGATCGGGGAACCGATGGGGCTGGAGGCGGTGCGCGGGGCGATGGCGTCGCGGGTCAATGTCCACGCCCACGGCAACTCGGGCTGCCGGCCGGAAATCACCCAGACCCTCGTGGCCATGCTCAACCGGGGAGTCACCCCCTATGTCTGTCTCAAGGGATCGGTCGGGGCGTGCGGCGATCTCGCGCCGATGGCGCAGATCGCCCTGCTCATGATGGGAGAAGGGAAAGCCTACTACCGCGGCGAACTGCTTCCGGGGCGGACGGCGCTGGAGCGGGCGGGGATCCCGATCCCGGGGCTGAAAGCGCGCGACGGGCTGGCGACGATCAACGGGTCGAACGTGATGACGGCCAAGGCGGCGCTGTTTCTGCACGACGCCAACCGGTGGCTGAAGCAGGCGGAGATCGCCTGCGCGATGTCGCTGGAGGCGCTGCGGGCGAACATGAAGCCGTACACGCCCAAGCTGCACGAGATCCGCGGATTCGCGGGCGCCGTGCGGTCGGCGAAAGCGATTCGCAAAGTGGTGGAAGGGGGCGACCTGGCCGAGGGACGGGTTCCCTGCAAGGTGCAGGACGCCTACTCGATGCGGTCGACGCCGCAGGTGATCGGCGCGGCTCACGACGCCCTCGCCTACGCCCGCGCACAGGTCGAGATCGAACTCAACGGGGTCGGCGACAACCCCATTTTCTGGCCGGAGGAGAATCTCCAGCTCTCGGGCGCAAATTTCCAGGGGACGCCCGTTTCGGTGCCCATGGACATGGCCGGATACTGCATCACCATGGTGTCGGTCCTCTCGGAGCGCCGGATGAACCGTCTGAACAACCCGGCCCTGTCGGTCGGACTGCCCCCCTTCCTCACCAAAGGGGCGGGGATGTTCTCCGGGCTGATGCTCTCCCAGTACACGGCCGACAGCCTGATTGTCGAGCAGCGAATACTCTCGATGCCGGCGTCGGTGCAGTCGATCCCGGCCGCCGCCGATCAGGAGGATTTCGTCTCGATGGGGATGAACACCGCGATCAAGAACGACCAGATCCTGGAGAACGCCTACGGGGTGCTGGGGATCGAGTTCATGGCGGCGGCCCAGGCGCTCGATTTCCGCGACTACAAGTTCGGCGTCGGCACCCGGACCGTGCATGACATCGTACGCCGCCACGTCGCGTTCCTCGACATCGACCGGCCGCTCTACCCGGACCACACGGCGATGCGGGAGGTGGTCCGGTCGTGCGAGATTCTGGACGGTGTGGAGGCCGCGGTCGGAAGTCTCGGATAG
- a CDS encoding sulfatase-like hydrolase/transferase has translation MADSPTDTPRSPLAPPRAVAFLFGAYLVGLIVFAAARLVFLLHFPHEVRAAGLGPLLLAFAVGLRFDTVVIAAVLLPLVAGLPFLMRRPRLGLAIIYLVAVCSVLFLLLLGDIRFFEEFDNHLNFHVIDYLTEGRTAWNLVLFDSSFWSLTGVWVALAGLLTLGLLVVRRLVRPLPLVRRWPVATGYTVLLVLLAALGIRGRVDLAPIDWGVAYFSHNHFINQLALNGVYTLGRTATEHDGRLSALRPPDRWEFTEFSEAIDTVRAMLDLPGDTWLEPGRSLRRTTHQPEPKFGFRPNIVLVLMESFSGRNTGVLGSPENLTPCFDSLARRGILFSNFFATGTRTSYGIAGAIGSFPSVPGRSILKRYEARHPFVMLSEILRRRGYVNAFIYGGDLVFDNMGGFLRTKAYDRILGEEDLGRERSFSKWGIPDHLLLRSALELADTLPRPFQLTILTLSNHSPFELPDSSVRRYQGDDRLSRIYNAQIYADWAIGRFMAEAADRPVFDSTIFVFTADHALWGVASNSLSPVNLHIPLLIYGPALLGDSGRTIATYSGQCDLLPTLMGLLGGDYTHESWGRDILRVPPADSGFAIFNSSYRIGYLVPDFFLLEHLGGKPGLFDPDFLGQEEAMVNEQYPDVLRRLQRRLHYYLQAAEQATLPEAQRRGL, from the coding sequence ATGGCCGATAGCCCGACCGACACCCCGCGTTCCCCGCTCGCGCCGCCCCGGGCCGTGGCGTTTCTTTTCGGCGCCTACCTGGTCGGTCTGATCGTGTTCGCGGCCGCGCGCCTGGTCTTCCTTCTGCATTTCCCGCACGAGGTGCGCGCCGCCGGCCTCGGTCCCCTCCTCCTCGCTTTCGCCGTCGGCCTGCGCTTTGACACGGTGGTCATTGCTGCCGTTCTCCTGCCGCTGGTGGCAGGACTCCCCTTTCTCATGCGCCGCCCGCGCCTCGGCCTCGCCATCATTTACCTGGTGGCCGTCTGCAGCGTCCTCTTCCTCCTCCTGCTCGGCGACATCCGCTTCTTCGAGGAATTCGATAACCACCTGAATTTCCACGTCATCGACTACCTCACCGAGGGGCGAACGGCCTGGAACCTTGTCTTGTTCGATTCCTCGTTCTGGTCGCTGACCGGGGTGTGGGTCGCCCTGGCCGGGCTGCTCACGCTCGGCCTGCTCGTCGTCCGGCGGCTGGTCCGGCCGCTCCCGCTGGTGCGCCGCTGGCCGGTCGCCACCGGCTACACGGTGCTGCTCGTGCTGCTGGCGGCGCTGGGTATTCGCGGCCGGGTGGATCTCGCCCCCATCGACTGGGGAGTGGCCTACTTCAGCCACAATCACTTCATCAACCAGCTCGCCCTCAACGGCGTGTACACCCTCGGGCGCACCGCGACCGAGCACGACGGCCGGCTCTCCGCCCTCCGGCCGCCCGACCGCTGGGAGTTCACCGAGTTCTCCGAGGCCATCGACACCGTCCGGGCCATGCTCGACCTGCCCGGCGACACCTGGCTGGAGCCGGGCCGGTCGCTCCGGCGGACCACGCATCAGCCGGAACCGAAATTCGGCTTCCGGCCCAACATCGTCCTTGTCCTCATGGAGAGTTTCTCCGGCCGCAATACCGGCGTGCTCGGCTCCCCGGAGAACCTCACGCCCTGTTTCGATTCGCTTGCCCGCCGGGGGATCCTCTTTTCGAATTTCTTCGCGACCGGCACGCGGACCTCGTACGGCATCGCCGGCGCCATCGGTTCCTTTCCTTCGGTCCCCGGCCGGTCAATCCTCAAGCGCTATGAAGCGCGCCACCCCTTCGTGATGCTGTCGGAGATTCTCCGCCGCCGCGGCTACGTCAATGCCTTCATTTACGGCGGCGACCTTGTCTTCGACAACATGGGGGGATTTCTGCGGACGAAAGCGTACGACCGCATCCTCGGCGAGGAGGATCTTGGGCGGGAGCGGTCGTTCTCCAAGTGGGGGATTCCGGACCACCTCCTGCTCCGCAGCGCGCTCGAGCTGGCCGACACCCTCCCCCGGCCGTTTCAACTGACCATCCTGACGCTCTCCAATCACAGTCCGTTTGAATTGCCCGACTCCTCCGTGCGCCGCTATCAGGGGGACGACCGGCTCTCGCGGATCTACAATGCGCAGATCTATGCCGACTGGGCGATCGGCCGGTTCATGGCAGAGGCGGCCGACCGGCCGGTCTTCGACAGCACCATCTTCGTCTTCACCGCCGACCATGCTCTCTGGGGCGTGGCGAGCAACTCCCTGAGCCCCGTGAACCTCCACATTCCCCTGCTCATCTACGGCCCGGCGCTGCTGGGCGACTCGGGGCGCACGATCGCCACCTACTCGGGGCAGTGCGACCTGCTCCCCACCCTCATGGGACTCCTCGGAGGGGACTACACGCACGAGAGCTGGGGACGGGACATCCTCCGAGTCCCCCCCGCCGACTCCGGCTTCGCCATATTCAACAGCTCGTATCGGATAGGGTATCTCGTCCCCGACTTCTTTCTGCTGGAACACCTCGGCGGCAAGCCCGGCCTGTTCGACCCCGACTTTCTCGGACAGGAAGAGGCCATGGTGAACGAGCAGTACCCCGATGTTCTCCGGCGTCTGCAGAGGCGGCTGCACTACTACCTGCAGGCCGCCGAGCAGGCGACCCTCCCGGAGGCGCAGCGGCGCGGGCTTTAG
- a CDS encoding YbjQ family protein: MIVTTSEFIAHKRIAKTLGLVRGNTIRARHLGHDIAALFRNIIGGEVNNYTKLIAEAREQALDRMIEEARGLGANGIVAARFATAEIMAGAAEIVAYGTAVVLEDE, encoded by the coding sequence GTGATAGTTACTACCTCGGAGTTCATTGCGCACAAGCGCATTGCCAAGACGCTCGGGCTGGTGCGGGGGAACACGATCCGCGCCCGCCACCTCGGCCACGACATCGCCGCCCTCTTTCGCAACATCATCGGCGGCGAAGTCAACAACTACACGAAGCTGATCGCGGAGGCCCGGGAACAGGCGCTGGACCGGATGATTGAGGAAGCCCGCGGCCTGGGCGCCAACGGCATCGTCGCCGCCCGCTTTGCCACGGCCGAGATAATGGCCGGCGCCGCCGAGATCGTCGCCTATGGAACCGCGGTCGTTCTTGAGGACGAGTAG
- a CDS encoding zf-HC2 domain-containing protein, which produces MRNEIRELLVGYLDGELSDEERTAVEAALAEDPDLRAELEEFRKLKEVTGMAQYADLPPQVWEQYWESLYRKLERGAGWIFLSLGAIVLLGFGLYEAFRGMYYDPLIPLWVKVGVSVGAAGVVILLVSYGRERYFAFTRDRYRRVLR; this is translated from the coding sequence ATGCGTAACGAGATCCGAGAGCTCCTGGTCGGCTATCTCGACGGCGAGCTGTCCGATGAGGAGCGGACAGCGGTCGAGGCAGCCCTTGCCGAAGACCCCGATCTTCGGGCCGAGCTGGAGGAATTCCGCAAACTCAAAGAGGTGACCGGTATGGCTCAGTATGCCGACCTGCCGCCGCAGGTCTGGGAGCAGTATTGGGAATCGCTCTACCGCAAACTCGAGCGCGGGGCGGGGTGGATATTCCTCTCGCTCGGTGCCATCGTTCTCCTGGGCTTTGGCCTTTACGAAGCCTTCCGGGGGATGTATTATGATCCCCTGATCCCGCTGTGGGTCAAGGTGGGCGTCTCCGTCGGCGCGGCCGGCGTCGTCATCCTGCTGGTGTCGTACGGACGGGAGCGCTATTTCGCGTTCACGCGCGACCGGTATCGGAGGGTCCTCAGGTGA
- a CDS encoding RNA polymerase sigma factor, translating into MRTDTTLISACVAGDKKAFGQLVERHKKQAYLWALGLVGNKDDAYDISQEAFLRAYRSLDRFDRTRPFAPWFYAIVANLSRSWLRRRALQNRRSVDLDDVSYLLTTESTPEQEYARKALVGQLRAALMRLPYNDREIIVLQHFRNMSYDEIAELLGIPRGTVMSRLYYARKKLATEMRHCHA; encoded by the coding sequence ATGCGTACGGACACTACCCTGATTTCGGCATGTGTCGCCGGAGATAAGAAAGCTTTCGGGCAGCTCGTGGAGCGGCACAAAAAGCAGGCCTACCTCTGGGCGCTGGGGTTGGTCGGCAACAAGGATGACGCCTACGACATTTCGCAGGAGGCCTTTCTGCGGGCCTACCGGTCGCTCGACCGTTTCGACCGGACTCGGCCGTTCGCGCCGTGGTTTTACGCCATTGTCGCCAACCTGTCCCGATCCTGGCTGCGGCGCCGCGCGCTGCAGAACCGTCGCTCGGTTGACCTGGACGACGTCTCCTACCTGCTCACCACCGAGAGCACGCCCGAACAGGAGTACGCCCGCAAGGCGCTGGTGGGGCAACTGCGCGCGGCGCTCATGCGGCTGCCCTACAACGACCGCGAGATCATCGTCCTCCAGCACTTCCGCAACATGTCGTACGACGAGATCGCGGAGCTGCTGGGAATCCCGCGCGGCACGGTCATGTCGCGGTTGTACTACGCCCGAAAGAAACTCGCCACCGAAATGAGGCACTGCCATGCGTAA